In the genome of Bradyrhizobium sp. CIAT3101, one region contains:
- a CDS encoding D-amino acid dehydrogenase has product MKVLILGSGVIGVTSAYYLARAGHEVTVVDRQPEPALETSFANAGEVSPGYSSPWAGPGVPVKAVKWLLMKHGPLVIRPKLDPVMWVWLLKMLRNCTSARYAVNKSRMIPIAEYSRDSLRDLRRDIGIQYDERSQGTLQLFRYQAQLDGTGEDVAVLKQYGVPYETLSREGCIAVEPALAGVKEKFVGGLRLPQDETGDCHLFTQALAKHAQALGVRFMFNTGIDRIVTDGGRVSGVATSAGTLQADAYVLALGSYSSRMAAPLGISLPVYPVKGYSITVPIKDASGAPESTVMDESYKVAITRLGNRIRVGGTAEISGFSTKLYEARRATLDHSLTDLFPRGGDLSKATFWSGLRPMTPDGPPVIGPTQYSNLHLNTGHGTLGWTMSCGSGRVLADMLSGKKPDVDVSALTVDRYAHRFG; this is encoded by the coding sequence GTGAAAGTTCTGATCCTCGGCAGCGGTGTCATCGGTGTCACCTCTGCCTACTACCTCGCCCGTGCCGGCCACGAAGTGACGGTCGTCGATCGTCAGCCCGAACCGGCGCTGGAGACATCTTTTGCCAATGCCGGCGAAGTGTCGCCCGGCTACTCCTCGCCATGGGCCGGCCCCGGCGTGCCGGTGAAGGCGGTCAAATGGCTGCTGATGAAACACGGCCCGCTGGTGATCCGGCCGAAGCTCGACCCCGTGATGTGGGTCTGGCTGCTCAAGATGCTGCGCAACTGCACCAGCGCGCGCTATGCGGTCAACAAGAGCCGGATGATCCCGATCGCGGAATACAGCCGCGACTCTCTGCGCGACCTGCGCCGTGACATCGGCATTCAGTATGACGAGCGCTCGCAGGGGACGCTCCAGCTGTTCCGCTATCAGGCGCAGCTCGACGGCACCGGCGAAGACGTCGCGGTGCTCAAGCAGTACGGCGTGCCTTATGAGACGCTGAGCCGCGAGGGCTGCATCGCGGTCGAGCCGGCGCTTGCGGGCGTGAAGGAAAAATTCGTCGGCGGGCTTCGGTTGCCGCAGGACGAGACCGGCGACTGCCACCTGTTCACGCAGGCGCTTGCCAAGCATGCCCAGGCGCTGGGCGTGCGCTTCATGTTCAATACCGGCATCGATCGCATCGTCACGGATGGCGGCCGCGTCAGCGGCGTCGCGACCAGCGCCGGGACGTTACAGGCGGACGCTTACGTCCTCGCGCTCGGAAGCTATTCGTCGCGGATGGCCGCGCCGCTCGGCATCTCGCTGCCGGTCTACCCGGTGAAGGGATATTCGATCACGGTGCCGATCAAGGACGCATCCGGCGCGCCGGAATCGACCGTGATGGACGAGAGCTACAAGGTCGCGATCACGCGCCTCGGTAATCGCATCCGTGTCGGCGGCACCGCCGAGATCTCGGGCTTCTCGACCAAGCTCTACGAAGCCCGCCGTGCCACGCTCGATCACTCGCTGACCGATCTGTTCCCGCGCGGCGGCGATCTCTCCAAGGCGACGTTCTGGAGCGGCCTGCGCCCGATGACACCGGACGGCCCGCCCGTGATCGGCCCGACGCAATATTCCAACCTCCACCTCAACACCGGCCACGGCACGCTCGGCTGGACCATGTCCTGCGGTTCGGGGCGCGTGCTCGCGGACATGCTGTCGGGCAAGAAGCCGGATGTGGATGTGAGTGCGCTGACGGTGGATCGGTACGCGCACAGGTTTGGCTAA
- a CDS encoding aspartate aminotransferase family protein → MTLHQIPNTIKTDSFWMPFTANRQFKKAPRLFSSAEGMHYTTVDGRKVIDGSAGLWCVNAGHGRKQIAAAVERQLMTLDFAPTFQMGHPLAFDFAERLAEIAPKGLDRIFFTNSGSESVDTALKIALAYHRANGQSSRTRLIGRERGYHGVGFGGTSVGGMVANRRAFATLLPGVDHIRHTHDLSRNAFAKDQPEHGAELADDLERLVALHGAETIAAVIVEPVPGSTAVLPPPKGYLQRLRAICDKHGILLIFDEVITGFGRLGTPFAANFFGVTPDLMTTAKGITNGTIPCGAVFASRKVHDGMMVGPENAMELFHGYTYSAHPTACAAGIATLDIYKDEGLLTRGATMAEYWRDALHSLKGLPNVVDIRNCGLMGAVELAPRDGVVGARGYDVMVDCFNTGLYLRMSGDSFAMSPPLIVEKSHIDQMVSILGDAIKKVA, encoded by the coding sequence CAAGAAGGCGCCGCGGCTGTTCTCCTCGGCCGAGGGCATGCACTACACCACCGTCGACGGCCGCAAGGTGATCGATGGCTCCGCCGGCCTCTGGTGCGTCAATGCCGGCCACGGCCGCAAGCAGATCGCCGCCGCCGTCGAGCGGCAGCTGATGACGCTGGACTTCGCACCGACCTTCCAGATGGGCCATCCGCTGGCCTTCGATTTCGCCGAGCGCCTTGCCGAGATCGCGCCCAAGGGCCTCGATCGCATCTTCTTCACCAACTCCGGCTCTGAATCGGTCGACACCGCGCTGAAGATCGCGCTCGCCTATCATCGCGCCAACGGCCAGTCGAGCCGCACCCGCCTGATCGGCCGCGAGCGCGGCTATCACGGCGTCGGCTTCGGCGGCACCTCGGTCGGCGGCATGGTCGCCAACCGTCGCGCCTTCGCCACGCTGCTGCCGGGCGTCGATCACATCCGCCATACCCACGATCTCTCCCGCAACGCCTTCGCCAAGGACCAGCCCGAACACGGCGCCGAGCTCGCCGACGATCTCGAGCGTCTGGTGGCCTTGCATGGTGCCGAGACCATCGCCGCCGTCATCGTCGAGCCGGTGCCGGGCTCGACCGCGGTGCTGCCGCCGCCGAAGGGCTATCTGCAGCGCCTGCGCGCGATCTGCGACAAGCACGGCATCCTCCTGATCTTCGACGAGGTCATCACCGGTTTCGGCCGTCTCGGCACGCCGTTCGCCGCCAATTTCTTCGGCGTCACGCCGGACCTGATGACGACGGCCAAGGGCATCACCAACGGCACCATTCCCTGCGGCGCCGTGTTTGCGAGCCGCAAGGTTCATGATGGCATGATGGTCGGGCCGGAGAATGCGATGGAGCTGTTCCACGGCTACACTTATTCCGCGCATCCGACCGCCTGCGCCGCGGGTATCGCGACGCTCGACATCTACAAGGATGAGGGGCTGCTCACGCGAGGTGCGACGATGGCCGAATACTGGCGCGATGCGCTGCATTCGCTCAAGGGTCTGCCGAACGTCGTCGACATCCGCAATTGCGGCCTGATGGGCGCGGTCGAGCTCGCGCCGCGTGACGGCGTCGTCGGCGCGCGCGGCTACGACGTCATGGTCGACTGCTTCAACACCGGCCTCTATCTGCGCATGAGCGGCGACAGCTTTGCGATGTCGCCTCCGCTCATCGTCGAGAAGAGCCACATCGACCAGATGGTCTCGATCCTCGGTGACGCCATCAAGAAGGTGGCCTGA